ACACGAGCAAATGCCTTTGGCACTAGAAGTAGAGAACAAAGATGAGACATAGTGTCCCTTGGTGTTTACATGGTGAGCAAAGTTAATGATTTATAGTGTTCTTTACATACAATGATAAGACACGTTACAATACGTTGCTATACGTAGGGCTAAAATgaggtttattttagttttttggTTAATAGACTATACATGATTCATCCACAATCATGTAGCCTTTGATTAGCCAGATGCGAGTTTTAAATTTGGTGCTTAGGCTAGCAAGCAAATTAAAAGACTTAGGTTAGGCATTAATATGTGACTAGACCAAGATTTGTATGGTGTTAGAAAAATGTGATATACACTCTTTTGAAAAAAGAACTCTACTGTAGCATGTAATTCATGCTACATGTGCTtgtcgattgatatagaaagtgaGCGAATGGATCTTTGCTTCCTTATTATGTAAGTCCTACAGATCATAGTAATTGATCCAAACTATGCCCTTTGTGACTTTGACTATGGCATGAAGTTGAAGTTTTAGTATATTGCCTAATGACTATGATTGGTTCAGTCACAAAAATATTGCTAAGAAAGTGACTAAGCAAAAACAAAATGTCAAGAGGTGAAGGGAAGACTATTTAGAaccatataaattaaattttatattcatCATGGACAAGTTATGTCACTTCGTAGGGCTATGATGTAATTGTTAGTATATTAAAATGATGGGATTAAATGTGGCTTTGAAATTAAAACTCAAGAGGATTAGAGATGTTTAATTTGATATGATAGTTAAATGAGTCTAGGGGGCATAACGAGACATTTTTCTAAAACTAACCTTTTTGTCTCTAACGGGCAGCAAAACTTTTTATGCAGGTATACTTAGCAGTTACATAGTCTATTAGCAATACGAATAGAGCAAGAGAGAGATGCATGACAGGGCCATGCCTATTATGGGCAAGTGAGAGTGTTAGACAATGGGATTTAAATGCCCAATGTAAGGGTGCCCAAAGTGGGCAAACCCATATCTTTGTGGCTGCATTGTAGCATGTGTATTACATGCTTTGAAGCTCAATCGATGAACATGACTTGGTAATTGAAAAGCCTTACATTTGGCAATTGAAGAACCAAACATTTGGCAATTGAAAGCTATGAATGGGTTGGATAAACTAAGTTAATGGGCGGCTCATTTATCATGAGTTTCATGGAGAAACTTTTTCTATGCACAAGCCTTTATCTAAGGTTGATGCATGCAAATCAAGacttaaaaaatatatagaaaaaaagTTCTCTATCTTTTTGTACTCTAAAGCTTTTAGGCTGTGGATTTATGCGTAGCATTCTAGTAGTGTACATCACTGTGAGTAAATAGCTTGATTTGTAATGAAATTCCACTTCAAAAATTACCGATATGCTAATCCAAGTTTCTAAAGTTCATATATTGTTCAAAAATGTATATCAAGTAACATAAAAAGGTGTTTTGAAGATCCCAAGCAGTTGGTTTCATGTAAGTGAGATATATGTGAAATCGGTAAGCTTTCACttgatttcataaatttttttaacactCACTATTTACCCTTTACATTAATATATTGACATACATTTTTCCCCTTCACACCGTAGCAACAaagaattttataatgaaattaCCGCTTTGGTGATATCAACAACTATAACATTGATGACACTACTGACAATAATCTGAAACTACAAAAAGGTCTCGCAAAAGATAACCTATTTTTAACCAAAACCATATCATAAACTTTATTTTTGTTACTTTTTCCAAATTCAAGCAAAGAAGCTTTGAAAGATGACAAATAAATTGTACGgagctttttttttctattaaatcactatatatttataattttgctgCATGATTATTTTATAATCCATGGTATAGCATGGCTTCTTTGCTAGATTTTCATTGTTATCCAGTCCCTAAAAGTATTATACGACCATCATCTAACTATCTTTTACCTTCTATTTTATATGAATGATGGATAGAGGAGGAAGGATGGATGAGGAGATCCATCTACCTCTCatgtatttgataaaatagtagtATAGAATTaataatatagataaaataaaaaaatatataaataaaataaatgaaaaaatgaGAAGTATTATAGTTTTGTCAAAAAATATTAATGAGGATATTACTGTGAATGCATAAATTTATTGATCATATGATCTAGCATCCTTCTTTACATCCTCCCACTTTGACTAATGTAAATTGATGATCGAAGGTGGACGGTCAATCTACTATTTTCTATCCaatcatcttaaatttttttgaatcaaatgataGACGAAGACCACCTATTCTTTCCCCTATATTCATCCATCCTCTCGTGACCCGATCAAATCTACGATTAGGCTTCCATTTGGTGTTAGTTCAGGATCTGGTGCAAACAATAGACGTAAAACCCGACCACCAAAAGAAAGTCACGAATTCTGGTGTGATCCTCGCTCGCTCGCTCGACATGCATCCATGGAGAGACGAGAAAGAGGCGAGGAATTTAACCTTTCAAAAGGGCCCAGCCCGGAAGGCGAGTCCAAACCGCTAGAAAAGCAATCATATCCAAAAAGACACCAAAAACCTTGATATTGCGTCGTCCCTCTTCTTCGCCCCGCCTTCGCCACCAaaaccctctcttcctttcccttcCACTCCTTGTATTTGGGCCGCGCATAGCATAGTCGGGAGGAGATCGAGATAGAGAGCGAGGAGCCATGGAGAAGATCCCCGCGGCTTGCGCCATGGAGTGGAGCATCGAGCTTGAGAAGGGGCTCCGTTCCAAGAAGCCTGGTCAGCCATCTCCATCCCCTTGTCGTTCTTTATATTTATACACCACTTCTTGTTTTCTAATATGCTTCAGCCTATACATACCGAAGTAAGAATCATGGAATACCAGAAATatactatttttgaaatattcgACTAGGTTTTTCGGTTCTTAAGTGATTTGCTCTTGAAACTGAAAAACCTACTTATCTTTTTATACTCTTCTGTAATTGATCAATTCTAGTGGGATAACTTCTTGTATGAGATCCGTTGCTAATTGATCAATCGATTATCTTACTATATTTAGATTCTAAAAGTTATCTAGGGCCTGATTGGGAGAAATCCTAAAGGGAATGGCAGCCTGGAGAGGAAAGAGAAGGCGTCGGAGAAAACAGGAGAGCGTTATCGTGGGGGTTGTAGGCATGATTCCGGCTCTCTTGGCGCCCTGTTTCTTCTCCAGAACCCCACTTCCCGGCCAGATCCAATGGGAAGTTTCCAGACACGCCCTTAAAATTTTGTTTATCCTAGTCCATCCTGAACTTTTTTAGGTGAACTCTTCCTGAACTGTGGATCTTTGCCTTCAGCTGAACATTCTTGAACCGCAGGCTTGCCACTACGGCTCGCTAACAGACTCACCAACTCTTTCAAACTAATCATATGTTGATTGCCATTTCAGTTTTAGGAGATCGCTGGTGATTTATTTTATCGTCCAACagtcttcttttatttttcgttTTTTTTTGGTCTTTTGGGTAAGAACAATTTGGTTTCAATTGACAGAGTATAAAGGAAGCAGTATCAAAGAATGGTAGCAAGCATTCTGGAGTGAAGTGGAGGGTAAATGTCTAGAAAGTAGTCAAATTAGAAACTAGCAACTAGAAATGTGTGACGGAAAGATAATTAAAGTGAGGTTCTTGTTATAGTTAGTTGCAAGATATACATGAATTGATCATCTTAATTATTTCGGTTTGTTGGAAGTTCTCTGTGTGCGGGTGTTTGTGTGAATTGGATTGTGTTGAATGTTTCTGCTTGAATATTTGGTGATCGTAAAAGCTGATGGACTCGAGGGAGTATCTAACAAGAAAAATATGCTGGGACTAGTGCATTAATTAGAATGTTAAGCAATAAAGGATTGAATGGTGTATAATGGTCAGAATGTTCAATGTTGAAGTAGATGTCTTGTTAATTATTGGAGGTTTGGTTTGGAATGGGTACAACTAAAGAAAGCTGTGAAGGAAGTAATTAGAATATTTGTCATGACAGTGGCCCTATTGATAAAAATAAATGGCGATAATGTAGTTAAGGTGATTCCTACTAGCCGGGACAAGTTTGTATTCATCCTTCTTGATTTCATATCATTGTGATTATGCATGATACTTGTGACATCGTGATTGAGCTATTTATTTATTATGTCCTCTATCTTAGTTCCTTTCAACCATGTTAAATTATTTTCTTGAGTAATTTCAGGCCAACATGTTAAGGCCATCGAACAAATTGGACCTAGGCTTCAACAATGGAGTAAGGAACCAAGCATTACAATGGCAATATTGGATATGTATGGCTTGGTACCCGGGGAGGACAGAACATTTGCTAACACGATCTTCTTCGGCTTGCTGATGCATTCAAGCATGGGGACAATTATACAAGGCGCTGCATCCTGAAGGTTTTTCTCTTGGAGTTGAAGCACCTTAACAAGAAGGGCAAAAGGTATAATGGTATTCTTGCAAAGCGGAGGGTACCCAATAATGCAGAGCTGCTTAAAAGAGTAAAAATAGTTTTTGACACAGGTGATATTGAGGCTAAAGTTCTGGCTTTGCATCTATTTGGTTGTTTGGCTGATCTAGCAAAGGATAGTCTTCATATACGCTATACTATACTTTTGAGCTTGCAGTCGTCCCATGTCTCAGAGGTGAGGTTAGTTTTTCTTACCTGCATCTTTGTTAGAATTTCTTAATTGCTACTATTAAGTTACAGTAATTCATTTCATCTTgctttatttttctcaatttggtATGCATTCTGATTTTAAGGAACCTTCATTCCGTATCCATTTTCTCATCCAGGAAAAATAAATTCTTTGCAAAAACCAAAGAATGAAAATGCACAGAATTAGCCTGAATACCAACTTTCTTTGGATTGGATGACTTTATGCTGGCATCGTGTATCATAAGATCTTAGAAAAGTTCTCTTGCCATTGATGTCCTAGAGCACCAGTACTTCATAATTTATATGGTATCATGCCTTCAATTCATTCTCTGTGCAGGTAAGGGCATCATTGTTTGCTGCTGGTTGCTTTTGTCAATTTTCAGAGGATTTTGCATGCATTGTTCTGGGAATACTAGTTCACATGATTTGTGTACGACAAGCAACCTCTAAAGTGACATTTGCAGCAGCTCATGCTTTGTCTAAAATGCAATGCTCAGCTTCTATAGCCAGCAGAGCTTACAAGGTGCTTCATCTCTACCACTGCTAAAGCTgataatatatgaattattagcTAAATAGGGAGATAAATTATTTTGCCAAGTATTTTGAAATTGTGATATTGTTGTCATGTGCATATAATATACCAACCTCATTAGTCTAAATCCTTTTGCGATGAATAATGCTCATTAAGTTTCAAATAGAACATGTTAGAGAACTAGTGTTTTCTGAATCATGTGTAATTGTTGAATAGTTAATGAGAAAAGGAAAAGTAATATTAAGACTAGAAATGTTATTGCATTGTTAGAAGATAATTGATAGTATGCCAATGACTTTAAAGATAACTATTGCTTCATTTACTAATTATTCTAGTATTTATGTTTGTCTTCCAAAATATCTTAAGGCAGAGATCTGGCATGAGTGTAATTGCTGCTTCAAGGAGTTTTATGAGCTACCACACTACTAAGATACATCTAGAGCCATTACGATGTGAGTGGGATATAATGTAGTGTATCTTATCACTTTGGAATAGGGTTTGCCAAACCCCTATTTTGAATCGTACTAGCTATCAACCAGTTCAATAGGAACCAGTGCATATCATGCCAAGTGGAGATGTATCAGAGGTGAAAGATCGgaaaagaggagaggagagggagaaacCTTGACCCTAACCCTAAACCTAGAAGGAGGAGAACGGGAGCGGGGAGAGGGCGAGGGGAGGGAGAAGATGAAGGGGGGAGGGGAAGGGGgacgagggagaaggagaggggcGGGGGGGGGGGTTGGAGAGGAGTATCGAGAGGTGTTAGCATTGTTTGGGACTCGAGAACTGTGCCAGACCAATGGAGAGTGCGTCGACATTAGCATTAATCAAGGGAGAGTAGAGCTCTTAATGGGTCAGGTGTAATCGAGGCATGCTTGACCCTAGCTTGACCTGGTTTCATGTATGAGTCATGAAATTAGACTTGGACCCAATCCAATAGATGATTGGGTCAGGTCGAGTTGGGCCCATGGAAGGTATTTTAGACCTAGCGGATCATTCAAATTGGGTACCTAGACCCAACCCTAGATATTCAGGTCCAGTTCAGATCTAGGTTAGGTCTTGTTTGGATCTAGGTCTACATTTATGAAGATTTCATTAAGAAAATCCTGTTCTTACTTCTGAATCAAATTGTATTTTGACTGATAAGTCCCTTCTTTTCTTAATGcaatgataataattttttaatgagatTAGTATGAGTGCTTTTTCTTAACAAAGTAACAGAAGAAGTGACTCAGAATACTTTCTTTGGGTCAGGTAACTAATAGGAAGACCTAAAATGGTCCCATATAGTGTATGGATCGGGTTGGGTCAAAGCTTATGAAATCCAAACTTGACCCGAGATGTGGAATGGGTCTAATATTTGAATCCAATCCACTCCACGAATCTTCAAGAATGGTTGGATTGGGTCTAACCAGGTCAGGTTGGGGTGGGACATGGGTTTAATCGACTCATTTGCTGCCCTAAGGAAGAGTTACTGAACCTTCAATCGAGGGAGGGGGGAGCTAGAGAGAAGCTTCGAAAGGCTGGAAGACATATTGCTAGGAAGAGatcgtggagagagagagagagaaagagagaagggtcCAGAGTAAGGGAGAGCCAAAGAGAAGGTTCAAGAGATCCATTGAGCCttttctatatatatgtatatgtatatgcatttGTGTATAAAAGAGGATCAAATCAAACGGGCAAACTATGCCAGTTACTGAATGGTCTGGTTTGGTATACCTGAATCACCTGATTTGGCACGGTTCGGCAGTCCATACTCTGGAGGTTATGTATGGGATACAAGGATGGTCGATGGAGGTTAGCTTTTAGTACAGTAAGTTTTTGCTAGTTCTGATGCATGAGTATCAGCCTTTTTTAAATGCTATAGTTGGATTATGTTACCAATTCATGGGTTTAAAAAGATAAGCACATACTTGCATTAGTTGCATCAGTTTTCATGGAATAGAACTTATAAGCCATATTATGATTCTATTGGGTAGAGTGATGGAATATCCAGGTCAAACATGGGCAACAAGTCTTTGTTTTGGCACTTATTAAGTATAAAGGACAGAACATATCTAGATTCCGCTGTTGAAAGTTTGTAGAGTATTACTAGAGGTAATCTGGAGTGCAATAATGAAAAAAGCTTTATTATAGGCTTAAATAACAATTTTTGAAGGCAACCTTGGAGGAGCATCGTAAGTGTTTTGACTTTTGAGTATTTTTAGCAAGACAACATGATTCCTACTGTGGTGGTTTTGGACCCAGGCTTGACTTTAAGCTTTCTTTTGTTTATGCTTGTTAACATTTTGTTGATTGCTATAACTCAGTAAAGTTGCTGTGCTATCTGCTGAAGTAGTTTTTACTAGCGAGATGAAAATAAGTTTTGAATACTTAGTTGAAACCAAGATCACCATCTTGATCTCGGACCCTCTACTGGTACTATCCTATTATAATATCGGTATACAATTCGGTATAGTATGAGATAGTGTACTGACTATCAGTATGGTACTAGTGCGGTATGGTACGCCCTGTATTGGATGGTATGTGCGTTACAGCGGACCATGGTTGAAACTATGGCAAAAAAATTCGGAGGATAAGGACTACGAAATCAACAAAACTTATTATAAGTTAAAAAGAGTGCAGATTCTGTGAGAGTAGAAGTGATAAGTGGGCCTTACTGAAATTGATGACTTACCTtttgcagttttattttttttaatatttttgacaaATAGTAATTTGGATTTATAGGGAAAAAGACAAAGGCTTGAAGGCTTAAATTGTGAAAGTAAAAGGggatgggggggggggggggggggggtgcgcTGTTGTCTGATCACCACATCTTTTAGGTTTAGCAAATACTTATTTGACACCAATAAGTTTGATCATTCTATAGCTTAGAGCGTGGCAGCTATGGGGATCTAGACAGATAAGATAGGCATAGAAATGATAATATGGATGTGGATGTATTGCAACATAGGGCCGCATATTTAAGAGTTTAATAAAAGTGTAGGAGGCACAATATAATCGTGGGAAGCTGACTGAGATGTGGGATGTGCAATAAAAATTTGACATGACATGGAAAATGCAGCATGTATCTAGGAATGATAGGTCAATTTTGTGAAAGGCTTTGAACATGCTTGTTTCAGaataggattttgcaagaatgaCAGGTGAAGAACAAAAAATAATGCTGCCTCCAAAACAAAGAGATTAAGCTGGTTGGTTATGGTCAtggttaaaatatattaaaagaaGGTAGGTTAGGAAGTTCAGTTTAGGGGCAATGAGGTTGATTTTGATTCCAACATTCTGCAAAAGTATATGAAAATAAACCAATATCAGTATTAATAGCATAAGAGTTCCTATCTGTTTAAGATGAATCCAGTCATAGTTTGGTGATCTTTTGTATTATCTTCTCATAAATTGCTAATTTGTTGCAGGCTGGTAAGCAACTGCTGTTGGGTTCATTACAGGATGAGCTTAAAGCTGAGATGTTGTCATCTCTCTCAAAATTGACATTCAAGTCAACTACTTTAATTGCTGAACAGGTATTTATCTATGCCAGTATATCCATTATAATAGAGAAGGTGTGAgtcacatttttttttttcatattgctTGTATTTTATATAAAGTCAGTACATTTGATCTGTTTATTCATGTACAACTGTGAGCTCATCTGTTTCATGGAGAAGTTCCACCTCTTATTTTCCAACCTATTTGAATTGAAATATTTAGTTAAAATTGTGATCTTGTAATAATGGTACATTTTTTCCATTTTGAGAACAAATGGTGTGCCTTTAATGCACTATGTATTCCACAAAGcttatttttatgatgaatttacaCTTTATGAATTTATTTGTAGGTCATGATTGACATATTGAATGTGTTATTTTTCAAAGGTATCTAAAAAGGATCTTGAACAATCTCAGAAAAAGAAACATTTTAGTCTAAAATTGCCAAGAAAAAGCTTTCTTGTGTTCTTTTTGACCATGAAAACGAACAACCTAAGAACTTGATTTCAAGGTTGTAAAAACCGACACACAcacaattaaaaaaatattaaaaaaggaTTCGATTGCCTTGCAGACCCATACCAGATGCCACTGCTGACTGGCCCAGACTGGCACTTGAAACCTTGCCACACATATACGCATGTGcacatatataattaaaaaagaaatacttttttttttgggaccCATAGCAGATTCTGGTACTGAGTAGCCCATACCAGCACTTGAAACCTTTCCTTGTTTAATTAAATAAGAAAGCCTATTTTGTTTTTTGCTACTGTGAAACTGACTCAGcttttttattgatattatttGTAGTTTCTGTGATTTTTTCAGAAGGATCTTACATTAGCATGAGTGATTCCTGGTTACTTGCACTATTTAGTCATTTCTTAAAGTGTCcgtgtagatacatacatataactAAACAATATttaagaaaggattcaataaccTTGTGGGCTGATACTAGATGCTGGTACAGACTGACCGAGACTGGTACTTGAAACTTTGCCTGTTttaaattaaaaaggaaaagccCTTTTTTGTTGCTTATTACTGTGAAGCTGACTCAGCTGTTTTATTGATATTATTTGTAGTTTCTGTGATGTTTTAGAGAAACTTGTATTGGCATGAAAGAATCCTGGTTACTTATGCCAGTTAACTGTTTCTAAAAGTGTCACCACCCAACCTGCTTTTCAAGTGAGTCGTTAATGGCCATTAGGAAAGCAATATTGACTAGGCATTTTGCTGCTGAAGTAAGCTTTCTTAATTACATATCTATGTGCGAAATTTCCATTGAAAGAAATTCATAGATAATGTGCATTTGGTCTTTCAGATGCTGTTCACAAACAAGAACTGCTCAACTGAATGACATTTTTTGAGTGTGGGATGGTTTGACTGGGAATTTGAAGCTGGATTTCAAGATAAAGTCTATTATCTGTGAATCAATCTCTCCAGTGGTTATAGTTGGGTAGACATGCAGTCTTCCCTACCCTTTTTGATTTCATGTTACATGAATGCAAGATTAAGTGACATGTGGAGAAATTTTTGCATCCCCTAATGTTGCCTTTCTTCACTAAATCTAGTGCTGAGCTATAAAAATCTCAAGACTGCTTCATTTTTGGTTTTCTATTCACTGAGAAAGTGCTCTTTTTGAGCATTCTGCTGATATTTTATTTGATCCTTCTTTCTGGTTGCAGGTAGACTTGCTCTTATCATTTGTAAGTCATGACTCTGCTGCTTCTTTGAAGGCTAGAGCACTCAAGTGTTTGTCCTTTCTGACTGGCAGTGGTGTATGCTGTGTTTCTGTCAATAGAAGAGTACTTTCTACTTTGATCCATATCATTGATGACAATGATATTCCAGTTGATTTTCAATGTGAAGCCCTCAGGATATTGTGCAAGGTGCTTGTCAATGAGCTTCTGTTTCCTACCTGGTGTTTTTGGTGCTATAGTTACTGACTGGTGTATTTCTAATTCTCAGATTTTCCGCAGTATGTGTCCAGATATGCATCATATGGATCTGCCTGATTTATTTAATCTGGTTCTGACCATGAAACACGCAGCACAGACATCTGACAAGGCAAAGAGAGGCCTTGCTCTGTGTCTTCTTGTAGATATCTTGTGCAGCATTAAGAAGTCAAGGAAAGGACATGGGTCACTCTCTTCGGAAATGTGGCAGGCTTTATGCTCTGAATTTCACGGGAGTCCACAGGCTACACTTTTGGCTTCTTGTGGAGATGGCCTGTCAAATCTTGTCTGCCAAGTTactctattaattatatattacatTTCCTCTGCAATTGAGCAGACTACTGTTGAGTCCAATGGAGAAGCATATATACAGGAAATTTGACATCCGATGGTTCACTTTCTGAAGTGAAAGAATGCAAAAGCTTTCTAAGGCTTATTCTTCATCTTGCCGAGGAATATCCTTCTGCAGGTCTCATTGCACTAGATAGAATAAGATATCTGATACAAACTCTGGATTGTACATATGACAAATTTAACATGGAGAACACCAGCACTTCTGGAGAAGTTGTTAAAGCAAAATTGGGTGCTGGAAAACTGTGTTGTGTTTTTGGGTCTCCAGTATCTGATAATCTGCGAATTTCTCTTGCTTCAAAGCTTGTACTTTGCATGTTGAGGTTTGCAAATGCTTGCCTCAATATAGTTAATGAATCTGGTGCAATCAACAGTAAAGTTTGTGAGATGCTGAAGCTTCTAGCTGAATACATGCAGAACAGTAGGTTCTATGACTGCAACTCATTTGAAATCTTCTGCCTCTGCATGCATGCTTACATAGCTTGTTGTTGCTTTAGAATGACTAGTGTCAATGCACGGGAttcagatcattcaaatgttggtGCCAATTTAGGTTTCTTCCATAATGTTTTCTGGGTTGGAATGGAACGGCTGGCACTTGAATTTACCAAGAATATGCTGAAAAAAAGAAACTATTGGGCTGCATACAGAGTTGGAAAGTATTCTTGTTGTGAAGGGCTATGGTTTGCCGCAGCTTTCACATTTAGGAAATTGTTAGATGGTGTACAATCAGATTCCTCTCATTGCTGGCTCAAATCTTTGTTGTTATTAGCTGGTGGTGAAAGTGAAATTAAATTGCTTCTCTTTCCTAAAGCTGGTGTAGAGTTGATAAGTGGGCTGCAAACTGAAAGCAATTGTGAAAAGTCTTTTACTTGTGTTGAAGAACAAATGGGCCAATATTTTGGGGAGAAAGCGGACTTGCATGATTTTGAGGGAAAACTTGCAAGGGTTTATAGCAGAATATGCTCTGCAGAGGAAATTTTGGCAGCTTCTGGGTCTTCAGTTGGTTTCTACTACTTCCATAGGTGGTTCATCAGTCTTAGAGCCAAATTTCTCGAGATCTTGATGGGTCTGCTTGGATTGCTGAGTTCACATAAATTTACTGAGGCAACCCCAGCATCTACACAAAATATGAGTCCTCTCATACTTAATTTTGCTTTAAGGCTGAATAAATTAGCCAAAGACTATGATCTTCTTGCCACATCTTTCTTGGACATTGACTGCCAGAGTTATAGAGGCATCTCTAGGTTGGCTCTTAGTTGCTCGGTACTGGCATTTTGCTCTGCCTTTGCTCTGCACTTCTCAAATGCAAACTCAGCTCTGTACAAGAATGTCCTGTCATGCAGCTTAGGAAACTCTGAAAAGTTTTTGAAGGCACTTATTACAAAAGATATAGTCGAGCGATTATGGGATATGGATAGCAAGATTACCTTGCAGCTTCAGCAGTTTGTGACTTCTTTCTGGGAAGATGTGGATCTCTTTCAGTCCAGAACACGAGTTAGTTCTGGTCACATAGAAAGAGCTTCATTAGAGTTATTTGAGAGTGGCATATCTGGTGTCCTGCAAATCCAAAAAGATTCAAAAGGAGTGAAAGATGACGAAGATCTCCAGCCACTTTTCATGCGCGGACTGCAACTCTTGTCTTACATGACTAgaaatttgatggaaataccTTTTCAGGTTCCCAAGTACTTCTTCATTGTAAGGTATGCATGCAGTGAGAACTTTAATTTGTAATTTCCCAGTGCCCATccacttaaaatttataattatcatTCTGGCCATGATATAGATGGTTAGGTTATGTAAACATGTGCTAAATCGTACAAGGGTTCAAGTATCCGGATTCTTCTTTTTCATATGTGCATGACTTCCTGCATCGGTGTCAGATCATGTTGGATATATGAAAAATCAAGGTG
Above is a genomic segment from Elaeis guineensis isolate ETL-2024a chromosome 1, EG11, whole genome shotgun sequence containing:
- the LOC105060353 gene encoding LOW QUALITY PROTEIN: uncharacterized protein (The sequence of the model RefSeq protein was modified relative to this genomic sequence to represent the inferred CDS: inserted 2 bases in 2 codons) gives rise to the protein MEKIPAACAMEWSIELEKGLRSKKPGQHVKAIEQIGPRLQQWSKEPSITMAILDMYGLVPGEDRTFANTXLLRLADAFKHGDNYTRRCILKVFLLELKHLNKKGKRYNGILAKRRVPNNAELLKRVKIVFDTGDIEAKVLALHLFGCLADLAKDSLHIRYTILLSLQSSHVSEVRASLFAAGCFCQFSEDFACIVLGILVHMICVRQATSKVTFAAAHALSKMQCSASIASRAYKAGKQLLLGSLQDELKAEMLSSLSKLTFKSTTLIAEQVDLLLSFVSHDSAASLKARALKCLSFLTGSGVCCVSVNRRVLSTLIHIIDDNDIPVDFQCEALRILCKIFRSMCPDMHHMDLPDLFNLVLTMKHAAQTSDKAKRGLALCLLVDILCSIKKSRKGHGSLSSEMWQALCSEFHGSPQATLLASCGDGLSNLVCQVTLLIIYYISSAIEQTTVESNGEXIYTGNLTSDGSLSEVKECKSFLRLILHLAEEYPSAGLIALDRIRYLIQTLDCTYDKFNMENTSTSGEVVKAKLGAGKLCCVFGSPVSDNLRISLASKLVLCMLRFANACLNIVNESGAINSKVCEMLKLLAEYMQNSRFYDCNSFEIFCLCMHAYIACCCFRMTSVNARDSDHSNVGANLGFFHNVFWVGMERLALEFTKNMLKKRNYWAAYRVGKYSCCEGLWFAAAFTFRKLLDGVQSDSSHCWLKSLLLLAGGESEIKLLLFPKAGVELISGLQTESNCEKSFTCVEEQMGQYFGEKADLHDFEGKLARVYSRICSAEEILAASGSSVGFYYFHRWFISLRAKFLEILMGLLGLLSSHKFTEATPASTQNMSPLILNFALRLNKLAKDYDLLATSFLDIDCQSYRGISRLALSCSVLAFCSAFALHFSNANSALYKNVLSCSLGNSEKFLKALITKDIVERLWDMDSKITLQLQQFVTSFWEDVDLFQSRTRVSSGHIERASLELFESGISGVLQIQKDSKGVKDDEDLQPLFMRGLQLLSYMTRNLMEIPFQVPKYFFIVRPCVGAELFFFNADSRNKHDLSVSPGFQLSLNLCIQLKNAMIETRVRVAKMHCVLAVRPSNRLSIGGKERQMQCGFHPRKTDEMVELNEMLLLYIKAETGKADMMSSEVGNGVDLAAAYACFEPNEKGQGFSSCLLNVSAFPEGSYRIKWHSCCTDNSDSHWSLLPLNAGAIFTIRKP